The following proteins are co-located in the Sphingobacteriaceae bacterium genome:
- a CDS encoding T9SS type A sorting domain-containing protein, with product MLFALTKIQSQAPGSSSLIPIMVPAGNQILSNQNPIGNEMWYSFSLNSPQFYSHVKLNTQGEIYPLIGADFYVYDQLGNPILFQTDSLVNDSSFLFTYNTNNFSDQIFLKLKFNDACDLCLGLTNYNLIISSPISASCIATPTTCQYVANHSFENYPNMPNICNGFSLTTTGNYNFDACQWEQPCNTGTALNGTPDYYNACAFINSAYIHPNNSYNFYTQSYPGGIGHAGLFLYLKTTDGPPSNREYLKTILNSSLTPGNTYTFSIWTKAANLSHFSNGLQVTFFTAPSATCQNNAYPIPPQNSPIAQTYTITNAIISNTTSWVNYSFSFSPPSQPWNSIIIGNFNDNNNTALVFNPNGAPLIYGQPSAYVYIDEVSIIGPDVPITVSASPTNICYGTSSTLTASSPGISSFTWNPGNIIANSIVVSPTVSSIYTVSATNAVNSVTSQTVAVNVYTATPSFSINITNEFFCIPSGQTSGSVNLVASPAGVYSVMSQGLPLTQFTNSITLFPTATSVYSVLSTDGQGCITNKTFTLTKIPCACLAASGPTVGGLVNGGVFSNYLSKLKVVSDVTLAIVPIPNYECENFNIQLASTEYIVYPGVRITLPTSRNGTVAIVGSYFHGCGELWEGIHVPSKHVSVLIQPIYAPGGFTTTLIEDAKVAIEFTNQFDIPCTTNIHLDAKEVTFNKNITSIKISNYQVNQNNYPFKIENCLFTCRSLPIIQNINPLSISSWSNTQDIKNSPSGNTSSLQTPWISNTLFPPSAITSTLYNYFGYPSNGLVLNNVGYTQIPAYFFREMKIGKNGPNDFNCFDNLMEDITALNSNFSVINTVFQEGRRARGSTGITGGKAVVASSAFNEYEANYNRVKIEAGAGNGNFNCRFYEKVAAVETNNYYATFINNTEVFSYVNDYALFPQNNTLGERGFNIRTNHYQMIDIKKNKLYNIKNAVMIGLDNVVLFGNTFREIGSIFVEENSVNRYLGPIPGTANPYVNIGVSIMDPLALPTQTNVAVSAGNFVNANTFSNVHNAVSVMNISHSPTGINNNTITMINSTAAFAFQRGVHGAQCLKSLGITKNTITGPPNYITNPSLGVMKAISVSMSSSLAVRCNSTSSTTRGIEFNGTTQFTDYFEDNHMSNQQYGLVLDNNAVISGSNAVGGINRPTNNVWNGTWSVPNYKTAAFSGSTAQNSRLYIYYGLGNIDPNGSAEPSIGPIDRFFHNAPGFFQNTLISSNYVSLGCRIGGGNNGGGNGNGNGGGNMAARLLLEQAVNNSISYANNVIESQHIDKTSAYRSLKANPTIMNGSSILNTFYITAQTNYLEEMLNVEESLAINSLNIAQSQISALTPTNAIESNYQNFYQIHKNYKNGSYNITDSLNLIYIANLCPYVDGAIVFQARALYNIIYQGYYTFFDNCVIEQNRMAESTKYNDKGGLQNLVNLKTSISPNPNNGKYSIYLNEELISRTVFVKVFDITGRIVFENSYKNENQTKIQVENKLVNGIYLMEISTEEGILDIHRLIITN from the coding sequence ATGCTGTTTGCATTAACCAAAATACAATCACAGGCGCCCGGAAGTTCTTCGCTTATTCCCATCATGGTTCCGGCGGGAAATCAGATACTTTCCAATCAAAATCCCATTGGCAATGAAATGTGGTATAGTTTTTCACTCAACAGTCCGCAGTTTTATTCACATGTAAAGTTGAATACGCAGGGTGAAATTTATCCATTAATAGGAGCTGATTTTTATGTTTATGATCAACTCGGAAATCCAATTTTATTTCAAACCGATAGCCTTGTAAATGATAGTTCTTTTCTTTTCACCTACAACACCAATAACTTTAGCGATCAGATTTTTTTAAAATTAAAATTTAATGATGCCTGTGATTTGTGTTTGGGATTGACTAATTACAATTTGATTATTTCTTCACCGATTTCTGCCAGTTGTATTGCAACACCAACAACTTGCCAATACGTAGCAAATCATAGTTTTGAAAATTATCCTAATATGCCAAATATTTGCAATGGATTTTCTCTAACAACAACCGGAAATTATAATTTTGATGCATGTCAATGGGAGCAGCCTTGCAATACAGGAACTGCTTTAAACGGAACACCGGATTACTATAATGCGTGTGCTTTTATTAATAGTGCCTATATTCATCCGAATAATTCATATAATTTTTACACTCAATCTTATCCCGGAGGAATTGGACATGCCGGCTTATTTCTTTACTTAAAAACCACTGACGGACCACCTTCGAATAGAGAATATTTGAAAACAATATTGAACTCGAGCTTAACTCCCGGTAATACTTATACATTTTCAATTTGGACAAAAGCTGCAAATCTAAGTCACTTTTCCAACGGTTTGCAGGTAACATTTTTTACAGCCCCTTCAGCCACCTGTCAAAACAACGCGTATCCAATACCCCCACAAAACTCCCCAATTGCACAAACTTATACCATCACCAATGCAATCATTAGTAACACTACTTCATGGGTCAATTATAGTTTTTCATTTTCACCACCTTCGCAACCATGGAATAGCATCATTATCGGAAATTTTAATGACAACAATAATACAGCATTGGTTTTTAACCCGAATGGTGCTCCATTAATTTATGGGCAACCTTCTGCATATGTTTACATTGATGAGGTTTCAATTATCGGACCTGATGTACCAATTACTGTTAGCGCCTCGCCAACTAATATTTGTTACGGAACTTCTTCCACTTTAACTGCAAGTTCACCAGGCATTTCTTCCTTTACCTGGAATCCGGGAAATATTATAGCTAACAGCATTGTTGTTTCTCCTACCGTTTCAAGCATTTACACAGTTTCTGCAACCAACGCGGTGAATTCTGTAACTTCTCAAACGGTAGCCGTAAACGTTTACACAGCAACACCAAGTTTTTCAATCAATATTACCAATGAATTCTTTTGTATTCCGAGTGGACAAACATCAGGCTCCGTTAATTTAGTTGCAAGCCCGGCCGGCGTTTATTCTGTCATGTCACAAGGCTTACCTCTAACTCAATTTACCAATTCTATTACTTTATTTCCAACGGCAACTTCGGTGTATTCTGTTTTATCCACAGATGGGCAAGGTTGTATTACTAATAAAACATTTACATTGACTAAAATACCTTGTGCGTGTTTAGCAGCCTCGGGTCCAACCGTTGGGGGGTTAGTGAATGGAGGAGTGTTTTCGAATTATCTTTCAAAATTAAAAGTTGTTAGTGATGTTACTTTAGCAATTGTTCCTATACCAAACTATGAATGTGAAAACTTCAATATTCAATTAGCTTCTACTGAATATATTGTTTACCCCGGCGTAAGGATTACTTTACCAACTTCTCGCAATGGTACTGTAGCCATAGTTGGAAGTTATTTCCATGGATGCGGTGAATTATGGGAAGGAATTCATGTTCCTTCAAAACATGTAAGTGTTTTAATTCAACCTATATATGCCCCCGGCGGGTTTACAACCACGCTAATTGAAGACGCTAAAGTGGCTATTGAATTTACAAATCAATTCGATATACCTTGCACAACTAATATTCATTTGGATGCAAAGGAGGTTACCTTCAACAAAAATATTACCTCTATTAAAATTTCTAATTATCAGGTAAATCAAAATAATTATCCTTTTAAAATAGAAAATTGTTTATTTACCTGTAGAAGTTTACCAATTATACAAAATATAAATCCATTGAGTATTTCATCTTGGTCCAACACCCAGGATATTAAAAATTCTCCAAGTGGAAATACCAGTTCCTTACAAACGCCATGGATCAGTAATACTTTATTTCCTCCAAGTGCAATAACAAGTACTTTGTATAATTACTTCGGATATCCATCTAATGGTTTAGTATTGAACAATGTTGGTTATACTCAAATTCCGGCATACTTTTTTAGAGAAATGAAAATCGGAAAAAATGGCCCCAATGATTTTAACTGTTTTGATAATTTAATGGAGGATATTACAGCATTGAACTCAAATTTTTCAGTAATCAATACAGTATTTCAGGAAGGTCGACGAGCACGAGGAAGTACCGGAATTACAGGTGGCAAAGCCGTGGTTGCTAGCAGCGCATTTAATGAATATGAGGCTAATTACAATCGGGTAAAAATAGAAGCCGGAGCGGGTAATGGTAATTTTAATTGTCGCTTCTATGAAAAAGTGGCGGCCGTTGAAACTAATAATTATTACGCAACTTTCATTAATAACACTGAGGTATTCAGTTATGTGAATGATTACGCTTTGTTTCCTCAGAATAATACTTTGGGCGAAAGAGGTTTTAATATAAGAACCAATCATTATCAGATGATCGACATCAAAAAGAACAAACTGTACAATATTAAGAATGCCGTTATGATCGGATTGGATAATGTTGTTTTATTTGGAAATACATTCAGAGAAATAGGGTCAATATTTGTGGAAGAAAATAGTGTAAACCGTTACCTTGGTCCCATTCCCGGAACAGCGAATCCATATGTGAACATAGGAGTAAGCATCATGGATCCTCTTGCCCTTCCTACCCAAACTAATGTTGCAGTTTCTGCGGGAAATTTTGTCAATGCAAACACCTTCAGTAATGTGCACAATGCTGTGAGTGTGATGAATATCAGTCACAGCCCAACGGGCATCAATAACAATACCATCACCATGATAAACTCCACGGCGGCTTTTGCCTTTCAGCGAGGTGTGCACGGGGCGCAGTGTTTAAAATCATTGGGTATCACAAAAAATACAATAACCGGCCCTCCCAATTACATCACCAATCCATCATTGGGTGTAATGAAAGCCATTAGTGTTTCTATGAGTTCATCCTTAGCTGTGCGTTGTAATTCTACAAGTTCAACCACAAGAGGTATAGAATTTAATGGTACTACACAGTTCACTGATTATTTTGAAGACAATCACATGAGTAATCAGCAATACGGTTTGGTATTAGATAATAATGCGGTTATTTCAGGAAGTAATGCGGTTGGTGGCATAAACCGACCAACCAACAATGTTTGGAATGGAACCTGGTCTGTGCCGAATTATAAAACGGCCGCGTTCAGTGGAAGTACTGCTCAAAACAGTAGACTTTATATTTATTATGGATTAGGAAATATTGATCCAAATGGAAGCGCTGAACCATCTATTGGGCCTATAGATAGATTCTTTCATAATGCGCCTGGTTTTTTTCAAAATACACTCATAAGTTCAAATTATGTTTCTCTCGGTTGCAGAATCGGAGGTGGTAATAACGGTGGAGGAAATGGAAACGGCAATGGTGGTGGAAATATGGCAGCACGACTTTTATTAGAACAAGCGGTTAATAATTCTATTTCATACGCAAATAATGTAATCGAATCACAACATATCGATAAAACAAGTGCTTACAGGAGCCTTAAGGCCAACCCAACAATTATGAATGGCTCATCAATATTGAATACTTTTTATATAACTGCACAAACAAATTATTTGGAAGAAATGCTTAATGTGGAAGAAAGTTTAGCTATCAACAGCCTGAATATTGCTCAATCACAAATTTCAGCCTTAACTCCAACAAATGCAATTGAAAGTAACTATCAAAACTTTTACCAGATACATAAAAATTATAAGAACGGGTCTTATAACATAACAGACAGTTTAAATCTTATTTATATAGCAAATTTGTGTCCTTATGTTGATGGAGCAATTGTATTTCAAGCAAGGGCATTATATAATATTATTTATCAGGGATATTATACTTTTTTTGATAATTGTGTTATAGAACAGAATCGAATGGCTGAATCAACAAAATATAATGACAAAGGTGGGTTACAAAATCTTGTTAATTTAAAAACAAGTATTTCTCCTAATCCTAATAATGGTAAATATTCAATTTATCTGAATGAAGAATTAATTTCAAGAACGGTTTTTGTTAAAGTTTTTGATATTACTGGCAGGATTGTTTTTGAAAATAGCTATAAAAACGAAAACCAAACAAAAATTCAGGTTGAAAATAAACTGGTTAATGGCATTTATTTAATGGAAATTAGTACAGAAGAAGGAATTTTAGATATTCATCGACTGATAATCACCAATTAA